From the Aquirufa lenticrescens genome, the window GCATTATAGCATAGACGTGGCTGCAGCGCCACTATTTACGCTAGCGGCCATCTGGATCGTCAAGAAGGCAGGAATTAATTAAGACGATTTTTTCTTGTCTAAGGTCTCAAACACCGAATTGTTTGATTTGTACTCTGGAATAATTTCCTTGATTTTGGCCACAATCGAATTGTTCGTACCACTCGATAATAAGTGATTCAAATCATTCGTAGCCACTTCCATGTAAGCGTAAGAAGGCGTATTAACTTCAGCAATTAAGATCTTAGGATGGTGAGTAGGAAGCGTGTTCTCGTCGTTATTCAATAACTCCTCATACAACTTCTCACCTGGGCGCAATCCGGTGTAGCGGATTTCAATATCTTTATCGACACGTAAACCGCTCAACGTAATCATCTTCTTCGCTAGGTCAATAATCTTCACAGATTCTCCCATATCAAAGACAAACACTTCACCCCCTTGTCCCATTGTGGCAGCCTCTAAAACGAGTTCACAAGCCTCTGGAATGGTCATAAAGTAGCGGGTAATTTCTGGGTGAGTCACCGTCACTGGGCCACCACGCTCAATTTGCTTTTTGAACAAAGGGATGACAGAACCATTAGACCCTAATACATTTCCAAAGCGGGTCGCAATAAACTTCGTCTTCACACCTTCCAGCTGGTTCATGGACTGCGTATACATCTCAGCTAAACGCTTCGTCGCTCCCATGACATTCGTCGGATTTACGGCCTTATCCGTAGAAACCATCACAAATTTCTCAACACCTACTTCAGCCGCTAATTCAGATAAAATTCGGGTACCGATTACATTCGTCTTAATCGCCTCGTATGGATTGTTCTCCATCAATGGAACGTGCTTGTAGGCCGCCGCGTGGAAAATAATATCAGGACGATGATTCTTGAAAATCTTACTTATGCGGCGCGTATCAGACACGTCTGCTACATTCACAATTAACTGCACATTCGTAGGCACCTTACCGGCTAATTCATATTCTAAATCATACAAGGCCGATTCCGCTTGGTCTACTAACACTAATTTAGCAGGGAAATAAGCAATCAATTGTCGAACAATTTCGCTACCAATAGATCCCGCAGCACCCGTAACTAGGATTACCTTGCCAGAAATCTCTTCGCCTATGCGCTTGTTATTCATTTGAATCACCTCACGACCTAATAGATCTTCGATCTTCACGTTGTGAATTTGGTTCATCGCAAACTCCCCTTCTACCCACTTATCAACTGGAGGAAGTGCTTTTACCACCACTCCGCGATCTAAGAAAATATCTGAAATCTTGCGCTTCGATTTAGCCGACATATTATTGATGGCCATAATTACCTCTAAGCCATCATTTGAACCTACGAACTTATCCAATACTTCTGGTAAGCTATATACTTTAATACCTTCGATGGTTTTGCCAATTTTGGACTCATTATCGTCGATAAAACCGAGAATCTTATAGTTTGTGCTGCGGTCCGTTTGGAACACATTCTTTGTCAACATTCCCGTATAACCTGCACCATAAATCAATACCCCGATTGTAGGCTTAAATTGATTAATGAAGGATTCATAGAAGCTCTTCACAAAGAAGCGAAGAATGACCATCCAAAACAGACAAATGAAAAAGTCAATGATAAGGATGGAAGCGGATAAATTAAAGACGTGCTCGAAGCCTAAAGTATTCCTGATGACTCCTGAAATTAAAACGGCACTAAAAGTCCCCGTAAATACGGCTTTTAAGATCAATATAGCATCTTCAATACTCGTGTGGCGAATAATTCCCGCATAAGATTGAAAATACAAAAAGGCTAACAGACGTAAGCCTAAAACAAAAATCAATTGAGACGCGAACACCGAGAAATCAATTTCCGGTAATTGGAAATTCATTCGTAAAAGTGTGGCAATAGAAAACGAGAAGATGACGATTAAGGAGTCAAAGACTAAAACGAGCCATCTCGAGAGAAAGCGATTAGAATATTTCCGGATGAAGGAAGACTTTGTCATTTTACTAAATCTTGGAATGTTAGCCAAAAAAAAGGTAGGCAATTACCAACATTCAAAATTACAAATTAAATCACGAAAGTAGTCCAAAATTTATCAAACGGCGTAAAATGTAGACGAACGGATTATTGTTTCCCGAACCCCGGGGCCGTTAAGTCGACGATTGCATCCGATTTCATCACCATTACTCTTTCGTTACCGATGTTCGTCATATATCCGATCGCAGTCACATCAGCGATCTTCTCTATTTTAGGGAAATCCTCCTGAGAAACAGTAAATACTAATTCGTAATCCTCTCCTCCATTCAAGGCAGCGGTCAAAGGACTCACATTAAATTCCGTTGCGGCCAGGTACGTTTCATCATCAATCGGAATATTTTTTTCAAAAATACGGGCGCCTAAACCAGAGGCATTGCACAAATGAATGATTTCTGAGGCTAATCCATCCGAACAATCGATCATCGACGTAGGAACCACGCCTAATTCTCTCAACTCGTGGATAATATCGAAACGAGCCATCGGTTTCAGCTGACGCAATACGACATAGCTTTTGCCCTCTAATTCCGGTTTCATATCTGGATTAGATAAGAATACCTGTTTTTCTCTTTCCAACGAATGTAAGCCCATCAACGCTGCGCCTAAATCACCTGAAACACAAAGAACATCATTTGGCTTCGAAGTGCCGCGCTGTACTAATTTATCCGCCTCCACCACTCCCGTAGCAGTCATTGAAATAATCAAACCTTGCGGACTAGAAGTCGTGTCTCCTCCCACTAAATCTACTTTGTATTCCTCACAGGCTAAACGAATCCCTTCATAAAGCGCGTCTACAGATTCCACCGAGAAGCGATTACTTAAGCCTAAACCAATCGTGATTTGAGCTGGAATGGCGTTCATCGCCGCGATGTCAGAAAGAACTACAGAGACGACTTTAAAACCTAAATGCTGCAACGGAGTATAACCTAGGTCAAAATGAACACCCTCGATGAATAATTCGGTGGTAGTGACTACCTTATTTCCTTTGGGATCCAAAACCGCGGTATCATCTCCAATGCCCAAGTCAGTCCAGGCTTGTTTTTCTGTAAACTGAGAAGCAATATGCTTGATTAAACCAAACTCACCAATTTCCCCTATTTCTGTTCTCTTTTCCATATAACACAAAAAGCCGCCACGAGGACGGCTTTACTAAAATCTATTCTTATTAAGGATTAACTAGGGCTAACTTTACGATAGCGCTACTTGCTTTAACGTAAGCAGTCGATTGTTGTAGACTTAAACCAGTAGCTGTAGGTGTTGCTAAAATCGTGTAGATAATAGTCCCTCCTGTTCCTGTAGGTGCACCTTCAGCACTCGTCAAACCACTTAATGTAAGGGATAAGCCATCCGATGCAACGCTATAAGTTCCTGTAAATATTTTTCCATCAAATTCTGTTAAGGTCACAGATCCTGCAGTAGATAAATCTAATTTGTATTGAGAATAGCCTTGTACCACGTTAGAGGAACTAGACTTATCGTATTTCGTTACGCCATCCCATTGGGCAGAACTAACTGTCCAAACCTTCTTAACCAAAGTCGCCACGCTCACTGTAGGAGTAGGAGGAGTGGGCGTAGGAGTAGGTGCCGGATCTCCGCCACCGCTACAAGCTAGCACGGAAATAGTCAATAATACTAAAATGAACTGCTTCATATTCAATTGTTTTGCGATGTAAAATTAAAAATCTTTCTGAAAAAAAGGCGGGTTTGGCCCTTTTTATTTAGCTTCGTGTAAAATATGAAGACATATACGCGCGGACAGTTAGCCCTTCGAAATGGGCAAGACAAGCCTGAGATTTGGGTCGCCTTTCAGGGGCTCATTTACGATATGACGGAGTCCAAATTGTGGAAAAATGGCAAACATTACGAACATTGGGCGGGGCAGGATTTAACTCCTGAACTAGCTGATGCGCCACATTCCGAGCATGTCTTTGAAAAATTTACCCCCATCGGAATCTTAGCTTAGCATGATATTAATCGTTGAAAGTGGTTCGACTAAAACAGCCTGGAGACTGATCAAGGATCCAGCTTCTGCTTATGAAAGTTTTAGCAGTGCGGGTATTAATCCCTACTACCAAAATACGGCCGAGATTACGGCTGCGCAGCAATCGGTTTTAGCAGGATTTAAAGATTTTCCCATACAAGCCATCTATTATTATGGCACCGGGGTGACAGGCGAGGCACAATGCGAAGTGATTGCTGCCGCCTTTCGACCTTTTTTCCCTAGCACTTGTTCGCTTGAAATACAGAACGACCTCATTGCGGCCGCGAGATCGCTTTGTGGGAAAGAGGCTGGCATTGCGTGCATTTTAGGAACGGGATCGAATTCCGGTTATTGGGATGGCGGGCGCATTTCGGCGCAAATTCCTCCACTGGGATTTTGGTTAGGTGACGAAGGCAGTGGTGGGCATTTAGGCAAATTATTGCTATTGAGTTATTTGCATGGCCAAATGCCCACTGAGATTCGGGCTGTTTTTGAGAAACGCTTTGGGGTAATGGATCGCTTGACCGTCTTAGATAAGGCCTACAAACAAGCCTTTCCTAATCGCTGGTTTGCCAGCTTTTCGAAATTCTTATTTGACCATCGACGAGATGCCTTTTGTTATGGTTTGATTGAGCAATCTTTTGATGCTTTTATTTCCCTCTATTTAAAACGTTATTCGGAAGCACCTGTTTTTCATTTCACCGGTTCTGTGGCATTTTACTATTCAGATATTTTAAAACAAGTGATGAAAAAAAATGGTTTACCTGTTGGACACATTAGTGAGGGACCGATGGCAGGTCTTTGCTTGTATCATAAGGGGGAATTTTGGCCATAATTTCGTAAATTGCGATATTAATAAAATGCCTAAGTCAACAAACCTAACACATTGCCTATGACATCGCACATTAAATCCATAGGGACTAAACAAAAAGCACTTCAAATCAATTTAGACCGCAGCATTTACGGTTCCTTCGCGGAAATCGGAGCAGGTCAAGATGTAGCGGCTAATTTCTTCAAAGCAGGCGGAGCATCAGGCACCATCGCTAAAACAATCTCCGCCTACGATATGGCTTTTTCGGATGCCATTTATGGCGAAGAAGCTTCCGGAAAATATGTGTGCGAGCCGCGTTTAATGAAAATGTTAAACCGCGAGTTCAAATTATTGAATGTGCGTTTAACGGAATCCGCTTCGGAGAAACGCTTCTTTGCTTTTGCAGACACGGTTTCAGCCTTAAATTTTCAAAAGACAAATGATGCCCACGGCTGGATCGGTTTACGTTTCCAATTAACACCGAACGGCGGGTTTAACGATGTCGTTATCCACGTGAATATGTTGGATAATGACAATATTTTGCAACAACAGGCATTAGGTGTAATCGGGGTAAATCTCTTGTTTGGCTGCTACCATTACCACGAAGATCCCGAGAAATTACTTTTATCTCTGTTAGACGATTTGTCCAAAGACCGGATCGAAATCGATATGATTCGCTTCGAGGGGCCGGACTTTAAAGAGGTAGACAATCGCCTAATGTCCTTGTATTTAGTGAAGCACGGGTATACGCAGGCGGCGGTTTTTGGACCGGATGGAAAGGTGATGCAGCCCTATGATGCTTTAGCAAAAAAACACATCGTAGCGGTACGTGGACGTTTCCGTCCTGTGACTAATATCTTCTCCGATATGTTGAAAAAAGGCGTCGCTCAGTTCGAGCAGGAGCCAGATGTGGATGATGATAAAATCTGTGTACTATCTGAATTAACGCTGAAAAGTTTAGAGAATGAGACCCACAAAATCGATGAGAAAGACTTCCTTGATCGGGTAGATATCTTGTGTTCTTTAGGCCAAACAGTATTGATCTCTAACTTCCACGAATACTTCAAATTAGTGGACTTCTTAAGTCAATTCTCTAAGTTAAAGATGGCTCTCGTAATGGGCATGCCTAATTTAGAATATATCTTTGAGGAGAAACATTACAAAGACGTTCCGGGTGGGATTATGAGTGCTTTTGGTTGTTTATTTGGCCAAAACATCAAATTATACCTATACCCTACCGTCGCTGAAAATGGGGCTATCGTTCAATTAAAGAACTTCGAGCCTGAGGCACATTTGAAAGGTTTGTTCCAATATCTACTGGACAATGAAAAGTTAGCCGAAATCAAAAATTACGATGAAAAGCTGATGAATATTCGTACAGATCAGGTACTTGACCTCATTCAAAGTGGAACGGATGAATGGGTTGATTATGTCCCTAAATCTGTCTCAAAATTAATTAAAGAGCATTCGCTCTTTGGCTACCAAGCCTAATAAAAAAAGCCCTGATTTCTCAGGGCTTTTTTTATTTCATTAAATCAATAAACTGATCAAATAAGTAACGAGAATCGTGTGGTCCTGGACTAGCCTCTGGGTGGTGTTGCACCGAGAATGCTTTGCGTTCTTTCACGCGTAAACCTTCGACTGTTTGGTCATTCAGGTTAATGTGCGTCAATTCTGCTTGATCAGATGCTTTCAACTCCTCCATCTTCACGGCGAAACCGTGGTTTTGAGAAGTGATTTCTGAAAGTCCCGTCACTAAGTTTTTCACTGGGTGATTCAAACCGCGGTGACCATTGTGCATTTTGTACGTAGATAAGCCTACTACTTGTGCTAAGATTTGGTGACCTAAACAAATCCCGAAAACAGGTTTGTCGCTATTCAAAAATTGCTTCACGGTATCAATCGCATAAGACATCACGGCTGGATCTCCTGGGCCATTCGAAACGAAATAACCATCTGGATTCCATGCAGCGATTTCCGCAAAGGTAGTCTTAGCAGGGAATACTTTTAAATAGCATCCGCGCTCCGCAATGTTTGATAAGATGCTTCTTTTCACTCCTAAATCTAACACCGCTACTTTGCGTTCCGCCTTCTCATCCCCTAAGAAATAGGCTTCTTGCGTACACACTTGAGATGATAATTCTAAGCCTTCCATCGATGGAATTTTATCCAAAGCGGCTTGTAAAGCTGCCTCATCAAAAATCTCCGATGAGATCAAGCAATTCATCACCCCCTTGGTACGAATGTGACGTACTAAAGCGCGCGTATCAATTCCTGAGATCCCAACAATTCCCGCATTAGCCAAATAGTCTTGCAACGAACCATCTGCCGTTTCACGCGAATGAACGCTAGCAAATTCGTTACACACCATACCGGCGATTTGGACCTTGTTCGATTCTGCCTCTTTCTCTTGCATCACACCGTAATTACCAATGTGAGCCGTCGTGTTAATAATAACCTGGCCCGCATAAGAGGGATCGGTATAAATTTCTTGATAACCCGTCATACCGGTGTTAAAACAGATCTCACCACCGTGAGTACCTATTTTTCCTAGTGCTTTCCCGTGGAATATAGTTCCGTCTTGTAATAATAAAACCGCTGGTGTGGACTCGGTAAATCTCATAAAATGCTGTTATAAAATAAGGGTCAAATGCTCATTACCTAAAAAAAGGGCTTCAACGGAAAGTTGAAGCCCTTTAAAAAAATGGAAAGAGAAAGATTAAGCGTCTTCTCCTTTTTCTTCTGTGGACTCCTCAGTTGCTGGTGCTTCTGGAGCAGCTTCTTCAGCTACTACCTCAGCTGCCGGAGCTTCTTCAACAACTTCTGCAGATGGTGCTTCAGCAGCCGCCACTGGAGCCGCAGCTTCAGTTGCTTTTGCAGCGCCACCACGACGGCTACGACGAGTTTTACCCGCTTTCTCCGCTGATGCAGCTAACATTGTTTCGTTGAAGTCAACTAATTCAATGAAGCAGATTTCTGCGTTATCACCTAAACGATTACCTAACTTGATAATACGTGTATATCCACCTGGACGATTCGCTACTTTCTCAGAAACGATAGAGAACAATTCTTTGATTGCTTCCTTATTTTGTAAATAAGAGAAAACAACACGACGATTGTTAGTACTATCTGTTTTTGACTTTGTGATCATTGGCTCTACGTATTTACGTAATTCCTTTGCCTTAGCTACAGTCGTTTGAATACGCTTGTGTAAGATCAAAGATGAAGCCATGTTTGATAACAACGCTGCTCTGTGAGAGGCTGTTCTTCCTAGGTGATTAAATTTTTTACCGTGTCTCATTGTGTTATTTCGTAAGTTAAAAGCTCTTGCGAGCTGCGGTTAGTTTACCTCGCGGCAAACCACCTATTACTTTGTTTAAATTATTAATTAATCTTCGTCTAAACGATATTTAGAAACATCCATTCCAAAGGTCAAACCTTTTTCCTCGATCAATTGCTCTAATTCAGTTAATGATTTCTTTCCGAAATTACGGAACTTCATCATATCAGAGATTTCTAATTTCGCTAATTCACCTAAAGTGCGAACGTCAGCTGATTTCAAGCAGTTGTAAGCACGAACAGATAAATCTAAGTCAGCTAATGAAGTCTTCAATAACTTGCGCATGTGAAGTAATTCCTCATCTACTACATTGTCTTCCTCTGCTTTAGGAGTTTCAAATGTCATTGTTTGATCAGAGAACAACATAAAGTGTTGGATCAAGATATACGCTGCACCTTTCAATGCATCTTCTGGGTGGATTGAACCATCCGTCTCGATATCTAAAACTAACTTCTCATAATCCGTTTTTTGCTCTACACGTGTGTTCTCAATGCTGAACTTCACATTTTTGATTGGAGTGTAGATGGCATCGATAGCGATGTGTCCGAATGGCAACT encodes:
- a CDS encoding polysaccharide biosynthesis protein, which encodes MTKSSFIRKYSNRFLSRWLVLVFDSLIVIFSFSIATLLRMNFQLPEIDFSVFASQLIFVLGLRLLAFLYFQSYAGIIRHTSIEDAILILKAVFTGTFSAVLISGVIRNTLGFEHVFNLSASILIIDFFICLFWMVILRFFVKSFYESFINQFKPTIGVLIYGAGYTGMLTKNVFQTDRSTNYKILGFIDDNESKIGKTIEGIKVYSLPEVLDKFVGSNDGLEVIMAINNMSAKSKRKISDIFLDRGVVVKALPPVDKWVEGEFAMNQIHNVKIEDLLGREVIQMNNKRIGEEISGKVILVTGAAGSIGSEIVRQLIAYFPAKLVLVDQAESALYDLEYELAGKVPTNVQLIVNVADVSDTRRISKIFKNHRPDIIFHAAAYKHVPLMENNPYEAIKTNVIGTRILSELAAEVGVEKFVMVSTDKAVNPTNVMGATKRLAEMYTQSMNQLEGVKTKFIATRFGNVLGSNGSVIPLFKKQIERGGPVTVTHPEITRYFMTIPEACELVLEAATMGQGGEVFVFDMGESVKIIDLAKKMITLSGLRVDKDIEIRYTGLRPGEKLYEELLNNDENTLPTHHPKILIAEVNTPSYAYMEVATNDLNHLLSSGTNNSIVAKIKEIIPEYKSNNSVFETLDKKKSS
- the thiL gene encoding thiamine-phosphate kinase, whose amino-acid sequence is MEKRTEIGEIGEFGLIKHIASQFTEKQAWTDLGIGDDTAVLDPKGNKVVTTTELFIEGVHFDLGYTPLQHLGFKVVSVVLSDIAAMNAIPAQITIGLGLSNRFSVESVDALYEGIRLACEEYKVDLVGGDTTSSPQGLIISMTATGVVEADKLVQRGTSKPNDVLCVSGDLGAALMGLHSLEREKQVFLSNPDMKPELEGKSYVVLRQLKPMARFDIIHELRELGVVPTSMIDCSDGLASEIIHLCNASGLGARIFEKNIPIDDETYLAATEFNVSPLTAALNGGEDYELVFTVSQEDFPKIEKIADVTAIGYMTNIGNERVMVMKSDAIVDLTAPGFGKQ
- a CDS encoding cytochrome b5 domain-containing protein, translating into MKTYTRGQLALRNGQDKPEIWVAFQGLIYDMTESKLWKNGKHYEHWAGQDLTPELADAPHSEHVFEKFTPIGILA
- a CDS encoding N-acetylglucosamine kinase, encoding MILIVESGSTKTAWRLIKDPASAYESFSSAGINPYYQNTAEITAAQQSVLAGFKDFPIQAIYYYGTGVTGEAQCEVIAAAFRPFFPSTCSLEIQNDLIAAARSLCGKEAGIACILGTGSNSGYWDGGRISAQIPPLGFWLGDEGSGGHLGKLLLLSYLHGQMPTEIRAVFEKRFGVMDRLTVLDKAYKQAFPNRWFASFSKFLFDHRRDAFCYGLIEQSFDAFISLYLKRYSEAPVFHFTGSVAFYYSDILKQVMKKNGLPVGHISEGPMAGLCLYHKGEFWP
- a CDS encoding TonB-dependent receptor, with translation MTSHIKSIGTKQKALQINLDRSIYGSFAEIGAGQDVAANFFKAGGASGTIAKTISAYDMAFSDAIYGEEASGKYVCEPRLMKMLNREFKLLNVRLTESASEKRFFAFADTVSALNFQKTNDAHGWIGLRFQLTPNGGFNDVVIHVNMLDNDNILQQQALGVIGVNLLFGCYHYHEDPEKLLLSLLDDLSKDRIEIDMIRFEGPDFKEVDNRLMSLYLVKHGYTQAAVFGPDGKVMQPYDALAKKHIVAVRGRFRPVTNIFSDMLKKGVAQFEQEPDVDDDKICVLSELTLKSLENETHKIDEKDFLDRVDILCSLGQTVLISNFHEYFKLVDFLSQFSKLKMALVMGMPNLEYIFEEKHYKDVPGGIMSAFGCLFGQNIKLYLYPTVAENGAIVQLKNFEPEAHLKGLFQYLLDNEKLAEIKNYDEKLMNIRTDQVLDLIQSGTDEWVDYVPKSVSKLIKEHSLFGYQA
- the carA gene encoding glutamine-hydrolyzing carbamoyl-phosphate synthase small subunit, translated to MRFTESTPAVLLLQDGTIFHGKALGKIGTHGGEICFNTGMTGYQEIYTDPSYAGQVIINTTAHIGNYGVMQEKEAESNKVQIAGMVCNEFASVHSRETADGSLQDYLANAGIVGISGIDTRALVRHIRTKGVMNCLISSEIFDEAALQAALDKIPSMEGLELSSQVCTQEAYFLGDEKAERKVAVLDLGVKRSILSNIAERGCYLKVFPAKTTFAEIAAWNPDGYFVSNGPGDPAVMSYAIDTVKQFLNSDKPVFGICLGHQILAQVVGLSTYKMHNGHRGLNHPVKNLVTGLSEITSQNHGFAVKMEELKASDQAELTHINLNDQTVEGLRVKERKAFSVQHHPEASPGPHDSRYLFDQFIDLMK
- the rplQ gene encoding 50S ribosomal protein L17, encoding MRHGKKFNHLGRTASHRAALLSNMASSLILHKRIQTTVAKAKELRKYVEPMITKSKTDSTNNRRVVFSYLQNKEAIKELFSIVSEKVANRPGGYTRIIKLGNRLGDNAEICFIELVDFNETMLAASAEKAGKTRRSRRGGAAKATEAAAPVAAAEAPSAEVVEEAPAAEVVAEEAAPEAPATEESTEEKGEDA
- a CDS encoding DNA-directed RNA polymerase subunit alpha, which codes for MSILAFQMPEKVVMEKATDFHGLFEFKPLEKGYGVTIGNALRRILLSSLEGYAITSVKISGVLHEFSAIEGVHEDVSEIILNLKKIRFKKTQEILDNKVSMKIKGQTAITAGDIAKFTPYFQILNPELVICNLDSSKEVEIDLVIEKGRGYVAADEPRANELPFGHIAIDAIYTPIKNVKFSIENTRVEQKTDYEKLVLDIETDGSIHPEDALKGAAYILIQHFMLFSDQTMTFETPKAEEDNVVDEELLHMRKLLKTSLADLDLSVRAYNCLKSADVRTLGELAKLEISDMMKFRNFGKKSLTELEQLIEEKGLTFGMDVSKYRLDED